The following are from one region of the Carassius auratus strain Wakin chromosome 43, ASM336829v1, whole genome shotgun sequence genome:
- the LOC113061645 gene encoding E3 ubiquitin/ISG15 ligase TRIM25-like, whose translation MGASNEKPLKCPLCFEECREQVTLGCSHSFCRACIRELWSGSQTGPYYCPECRYEYQHLPDYTDGASTSTDTSNTHWPFGKKLYDLHSKKWHGKRKFSSAFHSDGSRATSHNSVSPDDVISITDADEDTSVPRKRKAAADECSSGSQSPSVVWGTTSTHDTSPQRTPPETDEVTPPQLEPPPERNTGSSQQDQHAVASCSDSGSPRTRNTPQGEKKPLPAVNATSHTPGKQKEPLGISATSSDRLSRSSSVPCHYCPTSEQKVAVKTCLVCGASMCSEHLRAHLEKPVFQSHPLVNAVEDVSLWRCQEHQEMNRIYCRSCEVCVCTVCSLVGSHKGHECISIREAEQELRGSLKNVMQKIQKTEKSIQGKLLELSEKKLGVQAGLEDVRAAVLQQYQSMREALEQEQEQALLCVTQEEDRVLGSIEKQLDTLQGALTSSQSILNTLQGMTSAEGASQYQDQAFIMEYSKMAGRLTELSDPVQDLDPPEELNHNRLDCLNDWTERRLETVLISLPHRDPFRLLYGISPTLDPDTVHPKLLLSAENRTVQYSETQQDYPEQESRFNIFPQVLGSRAIDGGCCYWEVEVPLDEGRWKVGVCDGQIGRKGQKDICRIGFYPNSWCLVYEKGKVEALHDKVASPVCSAELWKIGVLLNFNEGRLSFYSVAREGSLSLLYSFEHTFTEPLYPALAVSKTQLSICDIFTKTTTD comes from the exons ATGGGCGCATCTAATGAGAAACCTCTGAAATGTCCTCTGTGTTTTGAGGAGTGTCGGGAGCAGGTGACGCTGGGCTGCTCTCACAGCTTCTGTCGCGCTTGTATCAGAGAGCTGTGGAGCGGGTCTCAGACCGGACCGTATTACTGCCCCGAGTGTAGATACGAGTACCAGCATCTGCCAGACTACACGGACGGAGCGTCAACATCGACAGACACATCAAACACAC ATTGGCCATTCGGAAAGAAGCTGTATGACCTGCATTCAAAGAAATGGCACGGGAAGAGGAAGTTCAGTTCAGCTTTCCACAGTGATGGATCCAGAGCAACATCTCATAACTCCGTCAGTCCCGATGATGTAATCAGCATCACTGACGCTGATGAAGACACATCAGTTCCCCGGAAAAGAAAGGCTGCAGCAGACGAATGCTCTTCTGGAAGCCAGTCTCCATCAGTGGTTTGGGGGACCACCTCTACGCATGACACATCCCCACAACGCACACCTCCAGAAACAGATGAGGTCACACCTCCTCAACTAGAACCACCTCCTGAGAGGAACACAGGCTCCTCTCAGCAAGACCAGCATGCTGTGGCTTCCTGCAGTGACTCAGGCTCACCCAGGACACGCAACACACCTCAGGGAGAAAAAAAACCATTACCAGCAGTCAATGCCACCTCTCATACACCTGGAAAGCAGAAAGAGCCCCTCGGGATCTCTGCAACATCATCAGACAGACTTTCCAGGAGCAGCTCTGTGCCTTGCCATTACTGTCCCACTTCCgaacagaaggtggcggtaaAGACCTGCCTTGTTTGTGGGGCCTCCATGTGCTCCGAGCACCTGCGGGCACACCTGGAGAAGCCAGTGTTCCAGAGCCACCCGCTGGTGAACGCTGTGGAGGATGTGTCTCTCTGGAGATGCCAAGAGCACCAGGAGATGAACCGGATCTACTGTCGATCATGTGAAGTGTGTGTTTGCACCGTGTGCTCCCTGGTCGGGTCACACAAGGGGCACGAGTGCATCAGCATCCGCGAAGCAGAGCAGGAGCTCAGG GGCTCACTGAAGAACGTgatgcaaaaaatacaaaaaactgaAAAGTCCATTCAGGGAAAACTCTTGGAGCTCAGTGAGAAAAAACTTGGCGTCCAG GCAGGGCTGGAGGACGTGCGGGCGGCCGTATTGCAGCAGTATCAGTCCATGCGGGAGGCTCTGGAGCAAGAGCAGGAGCAGGCATTACTCTGTGTGACCCAGGAAGAGGACAGAGTGCTGGGAAGCATTGAAAAGCAGCTGGACACATTACAGGGTGCCTTGACATCAAGCCAGAGCATATTAAACACCCTGCAGGGAATGACCAGTGCTGAAGGGGCATCACAGTACCAGGACCAGGCCTTCATCATG GAATACAGCAAGATGGCAGGACG ACTGACTGAATTGTCTGACCCTGTGCAAGATCTTGACCCTCCTGAAGAACTGAACCATAACCGACTGGACTGTCTCAATGACTGGACTGAAAGGAGACTGGAGACTGTGCTCATATCATTGCCTCATCGAGACCCTTTCAGACTGCTGT ATGGGATAAGCCCAACTCTGGATCCTGATACTGTCCATCCAAAGCTGCTGCTGTCGGCTGAGAACAGGACGGTGCAGTACAGCGAGACCCAGCAGGACTACCCCGAGCAGGAGTCACGCTTCAACATTTTCCCTCAGGTGCTGGGCTCTCGTGCCATAGACGGAGGCTGCTGTTATTGGGAGGTGGAGGTCCCTCTGGATGAGGGCCGCTGGAAGGTGGGGGTCTGTGATGGACAGATAGGCAGAAAGGGGCAAAAGGACATCTGCCGTATTGGTTTCTACCCCAATTCTTGGTGCTTAGTTTATGAGAAGGGAAAGGTGGAAGCCCTGCATGATAAGGTGGCATCACCTGTGTGTTCGGCTGAGCTCTGGAAGATCGGGGTGCTGCTGAATTTTAATGAGGGTCGCTTGTCTTTTTATAGCGTGGCCAGGGAGGGCTCTCTTTCTTTGCTCTACAGTTTTGAGCATACGTTCACTGAGCCACTATATCCGGCGCTGGCGGTTTCTAAAACTCAGCTCAGCATCTGTGATATATTTACCAAGACCACTACAGACTAG